CCGAGACCTGAGCGCCACCGGCATGCAATTGTATGTGGACCGTGAAATTGCGCCTGGTGAGGAACTCAGGACCGTTCTCCATCCCAGCAGTGACCAGTTTCCTCCCCTGGAAACCGTCTGTGAGGTGATCCGCTGTGAGCCCGAGGGAGACGGATTCCTGCTTGGCACGAACATCAGCGAAGTCACTCGCTGAAACGAAAAGCGGCGGCCAGTGGCCGCCGCTTCTGTTTCCGGATTGCGGAAATCGCTCAGACCAGCGGCTTCTCGGAAACGATGATGCCGTTGTTGTCGGCGTAAACGTAGTGGCCCGGATGAAACGTCACACCGTGGAAAGTGACTGGCACGTTCAGGTCGCCCAGCCCACGCTTCTCGCTCTTCCTCGGGTGCGTACCCAGCGCCTGGACGCCCAAAGCGGTATTGCCGATCTCGTCGACGTCGCGTACACAACCGTAAATGATCAGGCCGGCCCAACCATTGTTAGCGGCTTTCTCGGCCAGCATGTCACCGAGCAGCGCGTGGCGCTTTGAGGCGCCACCGTCCACGACCATCACACGGCCGTTGCCGGGCTGACCAACCTGCTCCTTTACCACGGAGTTGTCTTCAAAGCATTTTACGGTCACGATTTCGCCGCCAAACGCCTTGTTGCCACCATAGTTATTGAAGCCCGGCTCAACCACCTGCACTTCCGGATATTCGTCACACAGATCCGGGGTAATAATCTTGGTCACGTTGCTGCTCTCCTTTTCCTGCAAATGAACTCAGTCGATCTTTTCGTCGGCCAGGAAGAACCAGGTATCCAGCACCGAATCCGGGTTCAGGGAGACGGTATCAATACCCTGCTCCATCAGCCATTTCGCCAGATCCGGATGATCGGATGGACCCTGGCCACAGATGCCGATGTACTTGCCGGCTTTCTTGCAGGCCTGAATAGCGTTGGACAACAGCACCTTGACGGCCTCATTACGCTCGTCAAACAGGTGCGCGATGATGCCGGAATCCCTATCCAGGCCCAGAGTCAGCTGAGTCAGATCGTTGGAGCCGATGGAGAAGCCGTCGAAGTGTTCGAGGAACTCGTCCGCCAGCAGGGCGTTCGCCGGCAGTTCGCACATCATGATCACGCGCAGTCCATTGTCGCCACGCTTCAGGCCGTTCTCCGCCAGCAGGTTCACCACCTGCTCTGCCTCACCTACTGTACGCACGAACGGCACCATAACCTCGACATTGGTCAGGCCCATCTCGTTGCGGACCTTCTGCAAGGCACGGCACTCCAGCTCAAAGCAGTCCCGGAAGGTCTCGGAAATATACCGGGACGCACCACGGAAACCGAGCATCGGGTTTTCCTCGTCCGGTTCGTACAGGGTGCCGCCAATCAGGTTGGCGTACTCGTTGGATTTAAAGTCCGACAGCCGCACGATCACCTTCTTGGGTGCGAAAGCGGCAGCCAGGGTGGAGATACCCTCCACCAGCTTGTCGACATAGAAATCTACCGGTGAACTGTAGCCGGAGATCCGCTTCTCGACGGTTTGCTTGATGTCCCGCGGCAGGCCGTCGAAGTTCAACAGCGCTTTGGGGTGCAC
The nucleotide sequence above comes from Marinobacter gudaonensis. Encoded proteins:
- a CDS encoding PilZ domain-containing protein codes for the protein MKDYSEKRDFHRMQVNSEIEITDSQGNQFRGVCRDLSATGMQLYVDREIAPGEELRTVLHPSSDQFPPLETVCEVIRCEPEGDGFLLGTNISEVTR
- the rraA gene encoding ribonuclease E activity regulator RraA, whose product is MTKIITPDLCDEYPEVQVVEPGFNNYGGNKAFGGEIVTVKCFEDNSVVKEQVGQPGNGRVMVVDGGASKRHALLGDMLAEKAANNGWAGLIIYGCVRDVDEIGNTALGVQALGTHPRKSEKRGLGDLNVPVTFHGVTFHPGHYVYADNNGIIVSEKPLV